The Linepithema humile isolate Giens D197 chromosome 7, Lhum_UNIL_v1.0, whole genome shotgun sequence genome has a window encoding:
- the LOC105673474 gene encoding uncharacterized protein: MEVRDNLDIPRKCITCKNLIDQGNVDKHACFSNYQFICVDENGYLCPQLEDGTIIYPEPVSSFTAAVCEDIEELLISSVKKRRELWDHTLPITKRSRDVIATHWQEISKELNGILTPDAACKKWRYLKDSYARIRNDIIKKKSGSAASKPIKWKWYEYMKFLHDTQDSQRTVTNIPSKSSASTSEVSEFEEDAVLHMQKRRKRSNNSEMLETLSSIMREPIKIDLTSLPEKTVSERAPESVQSQDNISNIIIVIGNLLRDFPDNEGFSFALQLLQLTAEKKNQLSKTV; this comes from the exons ATGGAAGTAAGAGATAAT ttgGATATTCCACGAAAATGTATTACTTGTAAAAATCTAATTGACCAAGGGAATGTAGACAAACATGCCtgtttttctaattatcaatttatttgtgTGGATGAAAATGGATATTTATGTCCACAACTTG AAGATGGAACCATTATATATCCTGAGCCAGTATCATCTTTTACTGCAGCTGTATGcg AAGACATTGAGGAGCTTTTGATAtcaagtgtaaaaaaaagaagagaattaTGGGATCACACATTGCCAATTACAAAAAGATCTCGAGATGTCATTGCTACGCACTGGCAAGAAATCTCAAAAGAATTAAACG gaaTTCTAACGCCAGATGCTGCTTGCAAAAAATGGCGATATCTTAAAGATTCATATGCGCGAATCcgtaatgatataataaagaaaaagagtgGTTCAGCTGCAAGTAAACCTATTAAATGGAAATGGTatgaatatatgaaatttttacacgATACGCAGGATTCTCAGAG GACTGTTACTAACATTCCAAGTAAAAGTAGCGCATCAACAAGTGAAGTTTCAGAATTTGAAGAAGATGCTGTGCTGCACATGCAAAAACGACGAAAGAGATCGAATAATAGTGAAATGCTGGAAACCTTATCAAGCATCATGAGAGAaccaataaaaatagatttaacaTCACTACCAGAAAAAACAGTATCTGAACGTGCACCTGAATCTGTGCAATCACAAGacaatataagtaatataataattgtaataggAAATTTATTACGTGATTTTCCAGATAATGAAGGGTTTTCTTTtgcattacaattattacaattaactgctgagaaaaaaaatcaattaagtAAAACAGTATAA